Proteins encoded together in one Hevea brasiliensis isolate MT/VB/25A 57/8 chromosome 16, ASM3005281v1, whole genome shotgun sequence window:
- the LOC110666177 gene encoding cyclin-dependent kinase C-2 C isoform X1, with protein sequence MGCVSSKRTLSVAAASPVLDYSYAPTSLPVNDHGSVRSSRYPSGYLNFDQKHIKDKKDGSRRKKSSYDIDNSNQEEAKEDQDGSQQGKKIKRRSSSGNSGPINLKMGFSQRHVGAEQIAAGWPNWLSSAAAEAIHGWVPLRADAFEKLEKIGQGTYSSVFRAREVETGKMFALKKVRFDNFQQESIRFMAREILILRRLDHPNVIKLEGIITSRLSSSIYLVFEYMEHDLAGLSSSPDIKFSESQVCSSPLLNNFLFFNTLWSMFQNNFRFISSLSSDLISVQVKCYMKQLLEGIEHCHLRGIMHRDIKVSNILVNNEGILKLADFGLANVLNLKNQNQLTSRVVTLWYRPPELLMGSTSYGVSVDLWSVGCVFAELLIGKPLLKGRTEVEQLHKIFKLCGSPSDEYWKQSKLPNAAMFKPHHHYESSLRERFKDFPTTAVDLIETFLSIEPEKRGTASAALLSQYFNTMPYACDPSSLPKYTPNKEMDAKYREEARRKMAGCRTRDPREPRKPRKANRKLQNRNTNNKLGPKEEVKENTPIVPKSNEGNAQMNKSRGGVSRELSSSFDTNPETSEGTKGDYVFSGPAPVIASGGFAWAKRRKEHATSTLSCDQSISMSQINALDSSFNFANSSFNLAKEDDERHDSQEATAKHVMLKQRHRFDSSDSFDISNIYHFCDSKATDEADALASNPVRAAFKQREKVEFSGPLLSQSYKIDELLQRNESQIRQAARRSRLDREM encoded by the exons ATGGGTTGCGTTAGCTCCAAACGGACATTGTCGGTGGCCGCTGCCTCCCCAGTTTTAGACTATTCCTATGCACCAACTTCGTTGCCTGTTAACGACCATGGCTCGGTGAGGTCTTCAAGATATCCATCTGGGTATTTAAATTTTGATCAGAAACACATAAAGGATAAGAAAGATGGAAGCAGACGCAAAAAGAGTAGTTATGACATTGATAACAGTAATCAGGAGGAGGCAAAGGAAGATCAAGATGGTAGTCAGCAAGGCAAAAAAATCAAGAGAAGGAGCTCTAGCGGAAATAGTGGACCCATTAATCTCAAAATGGGATTCTCCCAGAGGCACGTTGGAGCTGAGCAGATCGCTGCCGGGTGGCCCAACTGGCTTAGTTCTGCAGCTGCAGAAGCGATTCATGGTTGGGTCCCTCTACGAGCTGATGCTTTTGAGAAATTAGAGAAG ATTGGACAAGGCACATATAGCAGCGTGTTCCGAGCACGTGAGGTTGAGACTGGAAAGATGTTTGCACTGAAGAAGGTGCGCTTTGACAATTTTCAGCAAGAGAGCATTAGGTTTATGGCACGCGAAATACTGATTCTCCGAAGGCTTGACCATCCAAACGTCATAAAGTTGGAGGGAATAATTACTTCTCGATTGTCAAGTAGCATATACCTTGTATTTGAATACATGGAACATGATCTTGCTGGACTATCATCTTCTCCAGACATCAAGTTCAGTGAGTCACAGGTCTGCTCATCTCCCTTATTAAACAATTTTCTATTTTTCAATACACTATGGTCAATGTTCCAAAATAACTTCAGATTCATTTCATCTTTATCATCTGATTTGATTTCTGTACAGGTGAAGTGCTACATGAAGCAACTATTAGAAGGGATCGAGCACTGCCATTTGCGAGGTATAATGCATCGGGATATTAAGGTGTCCAACATTTTGGTCAACAATGAAGGAATTCTAAAATTGGCAGATTTCGGATTGGCAAATGTTCTTAACTTGAAGAACCAGAATCAGCTAACCAGTCGTGTGGTGACTTTATGGTACCGCCCTCCTGAACTCTTGATGGGCTCAACCAGTTATGGTGTGTCAGTGGATCTCTGGAGTGTGGGCTGTGTATTTGCAGAACTTCTCATTGGAAAGCCTCTCCTCAAGGGGAGAACTGAG GTTGAACAATTACACAAAATCTTCAAGCTTTGTGGTTCTCCTTCTGACGAGTACTGGAAACAGTCTAAGCTTCCTAATGCTGCCATGTTTAAGCCCCATCATCATTATGAAAGTTCGCTTCGAGAGAGATTTAAAGATTTTCCAACAACTGCTGTGGACTTGATAGAAACTTTTCTTTCCATAGAACCGGAAAAGCGTGGGACTGCCTCTGCTGCCCTTTTGTCTCAG TACTTCAACACAATGCCATATGCTTGTGACCCGTCAAGCTTGCCAAAGTATACACCTAACAAAGAAATGGATGCTAAATATCGAGAAGAAGCACGGAG GAAAATGGCTGGCTGTAGAACAAGGGATCCAAGAGAACCAAGAAAACCAAGAAAAGCCAATAGAAAATTGCAAAATCGCAACACTAACAATAAACTTGGACCAAAAGAG GAAGTGAAAGAGAATACTCCAATTGTTCCAAAGAGCAATGAAGGTAATGCTCAAATGAACAAGAGCAGAGGAGGTGTGAGCAGAGAACTAAGTTCTTCATTTGACACAAACCCGGAGACTTCCGAAGGAACAAAAGGGGACTACGTTTTCTCAGGACCGGCACCAGTCATAGCATCAGGTGGCTTTGCATGGGCAAAAAGGCGGAAAGAGCATGCTACATCCACATTGTCTTGCGATCAATCTATCTCAATGAGTCAAATTAATGCATTAGATTCAAGTTTCAACTTTGCAAACAGTTCCTTTAACTTGGCAAAAGAAGATGATGAAAGACACGACTCTCAAGAGGCAACGGCCAAGCATGTGATGCTGAAGCAGCGACACCGTTTTGATTCATCAGATTCTTTTGATATATCCAATATATACCATTTTTGTGATTCAAAGGCAACTGATGAAGCAGATGCTCTAGCAAGTAATCCTGTAAGG GCTGCTTTCAAACAAAGGGAGAAGGTTGAATTTTCTGGACCGTTATTGTCTCAGTCATATAAAATTGATGAACTCTTGCAAAGGAATGAAAGTCAGATACGCCAAGCAGCTCGCAGATCAAGGTTGGATAGAG AAATGTGA
- the LOC110666177 gene encoding cyclin-dependent kinase C-2 C isoform X2: MGCVSSKRTLSVAAASPVLDYSYAPTSLPVNDHGSVRSSRYPSGYLNFDQKHIKDKKDGSRRKKSSYDIDNSNQEEAKEDQDGSQQGKKIKRRSSSGNSGPINLKMGFSQRHVGAEQIAAGWPNWLSSAAAEAIHGWVPLRADAFEKLEKIGQGTYSSVFRAREVETGKMFALKKVRFDNFQQESIRFMAREILILRRLDHPNVIKLEGIITSRLSSSIYLVFEYMEHDLAGLSSSPDIKFSESQVCSSPLLNNFLFFNTLWSMFQNNFRFISSLSSDLISVQVKCYMKQLLEGIEHCHLRGIMHRDIKVSNILVNNEGILKLADFGLANVLNLKNQNQLTSRVVTLWYRPPELLMGSTSYGVSVDLWSVGCVFAELLIGKPLLKGRTEVEQLHKIFKLCGSPSDEYWKQSKLPNAAMFKPHHHYESSLRERFKDFPTTAVDLIETFLSIEPEKRGTASAALLSQYFNTMPYACDPSSLPKYTPNKEMDAKYREEARRKMAGCRTRDPREPRKPRKANRKLQNRNTNNKLGPKEEVKENTPIVPKSNEGNAQMNKSRGGVSRELSSSFDTNPETSEGTKGDYVFSGPAPVIASGGFAWAKRRKEHATSTLSCDQSISMSQINALDSSFNFANSSFNLAKEDDERHDSQEATAKHVMLKQRHRFDSSDSFDISNIYHFCDSKATDEADALASNPAAFKQREKVEFSGPLLSQSYKIDELLQRNESQIRQAARRSRLDREM, translated from the exons ATGGGTTGCGTTAGCTCCAAACGGACATTGTCGGTGGCCGCTGCCTCCCCAGTTTTAGACTATTCCTATGCACCAACTTCGTTGCCTGTTAACGACCATGGCTCGGTGAGGTCTTCAAGATATCCATCTGGGTATTTAAATTTTGATCAGAAACACATAAAGGATAAGAAAGATGGAAGCAGACGCAAAAAGAGTAGTTATGACATTGATAACAGTAATCAGGAGGAGGCAAAGGAAGATCAAGATGGTAGTCAGCAAGGCAAAAAAATCAAGAGAAGGAGCTCTAGCGGAAATAGTGGACCCATTAATCTCAAAATGGGATTCTCCCAGAGGCACGTTGGAGCTGAGCAGATCGCTGCCGGGTGGCCCAACTGGCTTAGTTCTGCAGCTGCAGAAGCGATTCATGGTTGGGTCCCTCTACGAGCTGATGCTTTTGAGAAATTAGAGAAG ATTGGACAAGGCACATATAGCAGCGTGTTCCGAGCACGTGAGGTTGAGACTGGAAAGATGTTTGCACTGAAGAAGGTGCGCTTTGACAATTTTCAGCAAGAGAGCATTAGGTTTATGGCACGCGAAATACTGATTCTCCGAAGGCTTGACCATCCAAACGTCATAAAGTTGGAGGGAATAATTACTTCTCGATTGTCAAGTAGCATATACCTTGTATTTGAATACATGGAACATGATCTTGCTGGACTATCATCTTCTCCAGACATCAAGTTCAGTGAGTCACAGGTCTGCTCATCTCCCTTATTAAACAATTTTCTATTTTTCAATACACTATGGTCAATGTTCCAAAATAACTTCAGATTCATTTCATCTTTATCATCTGATTTGATTTCTGTACAGGTGAAGTGCTACATGAAGCAACTATTAGAAGGGATCGAGCACTGCCATTTGCGAGGTATAATGCATCGGGATATTAAGGTGTCCAACATTTTGGTCAACAATGAAGGAATTCTAAAATTGGCAGATTTCGGATTGGCAAATGTTCTTAACTTGAAGAACCAGAATCAGCTAACCAGTCGTGTGGTGACTTTATGGTACCGCCCTCCTGAACTCTTGATGGGCTCAACCAGTTATGGTGTGTCAGTGGATCTCTGGAGTGTGGGCTGTGTATTTGCAGAACTTCTCATTGGAAAGCCTCTCCTCAAGGGGAGAACTGAG GTTGAACAATTACACAAAATCTTCAAGCTTTGTGGTTCTCCTTCTGACGAGTACTGGAAACAGTCTAAGCTTCCTAATGCTGCCATGTTTAAGCCCCATCATCATTATGAAAGTTCGCTTCGAGAGAGATTTAAAGATTTTCCAACAACTGCTGTGGACTTGATAGAAACTTTTCTTTCCATAGAACCGGAAAAGCGTGGGACTGCCTCTGCTGCCCTTTTGTCTCAG TACTTCAACACAATGCCATATGCTTGTGACCCGTCAAGCTTGCCAAAGTATACACCTAACAAAGAAATGGATGCTAAATATCGAGAAGAAGCACGGAG GAAAATGGCTGGCTGTAGAACAAGGGATCCAAGAGAACCAAGAAAACCAAGAAAAGCCAATAGAAAATTGCAAAATCGCAACACTAACAATAAACTTGGACCAAAAGAG GAAGTGAAAGAGAATACTCCAATTGTTCCAAAGAGCAATGAAGGTAATGCTCAAATGAACAAGAGCAGAGGAGGTGTGAGCAGAGAACTAAGTTCTTCATTTGACACAAACCCGGAGACTTCCGAAGGAACAAAAGGGGACTACGTTTTCTCAGGACCGGCACCAGTCATAGCATCAGGTGGCTTTGCATGGGCAAAAAGGCGGAAAGAGCATGCTACATCCACATTGTCTTGCGATCAATCTATCTCAATGAGTCAAATTAATGCATTAGATTCAAGTTTCAACTTTGCAAACAGTTCCTTTAACTTGGCAAAAGAAGATGATGAAAGACACGACTCTCAAGAGGCAACGGCCAAGCATGTGATGCTGAAGCAGCGACACCGTTTTGATTCATCAGATTCTTTTGATATATCCAATATATACCATTTTTGTGATTCAAAGGCAACTGATGAAGCAGATGCTCTAGCAAGTAATCCT GCTGCTTTCAAACAAAGGGAGAAGGTTGAATTTTCTGGACCGTTATTGTCTCAGTCATATAAAATTGATGAACTCTTGCAAAGGAATGAAAGTCAGATACGCCAAGCAGCTCGCAGATCAAGGTTGGATAGAG AAATGTGA
- the LOC110666177 gene encoding cyclin-dependent kinase C-2 C isoform X4, with product MGCVSSKRTLSVAAASPVLDYSYAPTSLPVNDHGSVRSSRYPSGYLNFDQKHIKDKKDGSRRKKSSYDIDNSNQEEAKEDQDGSQQGKKIKRRSSSGNSGPINLKMGFSQRHVGAEQIAAGWPNWLSSAAAEAIHGWVPLRADAFEKLEKIGQGTYSSVFRAREVETGKMFALKKVRFDNFQQESIRFMAREILILRRLDHPNVIKLEGIITSRLSSSIYLVFEYMEHDLAGLSSSPDIKFSESQVKCYMKQLLEGIEHCHLRGIMHRDIKVSNILVNNEGILKLADFGLANVLNLKNQNQLTSRVVTLWYRPPELLMGSTSYGVSVDLWSVGCVFAELLIGKPLLKGRTEVEQLHKIFKLCGSPSDEYWKQSKLPNAAMFKPHHHYESSLRERFKDFPTTAVDLIETFLSIEPEKRGTASAALLSQYFNTMPYACDPSSLPKYTPNKEMDAKYREEARRKMAGCRTRDPREPRKPRKANRKLQNRNTNNKLGPKEEVKENTPIVPKSNEGNAQMNKSRGGVSRELSSSFDTNPETSEGTKGDYVFSGPAPVIASGGFAWAKRRKEHATSTLSCDQSISMSQINALDSSFNFANSSFNLAKEDDERHDSQEATAKHVMLKQRHRFDSSDSFDISNIYHFCDSKATDEADALASNPAAFKQREKVEFSGPLLSQSYKIDELLQRNESQIRQAARRSRLDREM from the exons ATGGGTTGCGTTAGCTCCAAACGGACATTGTCGGTGGCCGCTGCCTCCCCAGTTTTAGACTATTCCTATGCACCAACTTCGTTGCCTGTTAACGACCATGGCTCGGTGAGGTCTTCAAGATATCCATCTGGGTATTTAAATTTTGATCAGAAACACATAAAGGATAAGAAAGATGGAAGCAGACGCAAAAAGAGTAGTTATGACATTGATAACAGTAATCAGGAGGAGGCAAAGGAAGATCAAGATGGTAGTCAGCAAGGCAAAAAAATCAAGAGAAGGAGCTCTAGCGGAAATAGTGGACCCATTAATCTCAAAATGGGATTCTCCCAGAGGCACGTTGGAGCTGAGCAGATCGCTGCCGGGTGGCCCAACTGGCTTAGTTCTGCAGCTGCAGAAGCGATTCATGGTTGGGTCCCTCTACGAGCTGATGCTTTTGAGAAATTAGAGAAG ATTGGACAAGGCACATATAGCAGCGTGTTCCGAGCACGTGAGGTTGAGACTGGAAAGATGTTTGCACTGAAGAAGGTGCGCTTTGACAATTTTCAGCAAGAGAGCATTAGGTTTATGGCACGCGAAATACTGATTCTCCGAAGGCTTGACCATCCAAACGTCATAAAGTTGGAGGGAATAATTACTTCTCGATTGTCAAGTAGCATATACCTTGTATTTGAATACATGGAACATGATCTTGCTGGACTATCATCTTCTCCAGACATCAAGTTCAGTGAGTCACAG GTGAAGTGCTACATGAAGCAACTATTAGAAGGGATCGAGCACTGCCATTTGCGAGGTATAATGCATCGGGATATTAAGGTGTCCAACATTTTGGTCAACAATGAAGGAATTCTAAAATTGGCAGATTTCGGATTGGCAAATGTTCTTAACTTGAAGAACCAGAATCAGCTAACCAGTCGTGTGGTGACTTTATGGTACCGCCCTCCTGAACTCTTGATGGGCTCAACCAGTTATGGTGTGTCAGTGGATCTCTGGAGTGTGGGCTGTGTATTTGCAGAACTTCTCATTGGAAAGCCTCTCCTCAAGGGGAGAACTGAG GTTGAACAATTACACAAAATCTTCAAGCTTTGTGGTTCTCCTTCTGACGAGTACTGGAAACAGTCTAAGCTTCCTAATGCTGCCATGTTTAAGCCCCATCATCATTATGAAAGTTCGCTTCGAGAGAGATTTAAAGATTTTCCAACAACTGCTGTGGACTTGATAGAAACTTTTCTTTCCATAGAACCGGAAAAGCGTGGGACTGCCTCTGCTGCCCTTTTGTCTCAG TACTTCAACACAATGCCATATGCTTGTGACCCGTCAAGCTTGCCAAAGTATACACCTAACAAAGAAATGGATGCTAAATATCGAGAAGAAGCACGGAG GAAAATGGCTGGCTGTAGAACAAGGGATCCAAGAGAACCAAGAAAACCAAGAAAAGCCAATAGAAAATTGCAAAATCGCAACACTAACAATAAACTTGGACCAAAAGAG GAAGTGAAAGAGAATACTCCAATTGTTCCAAAGAGCAATGAAGGTAATGCTCAAATGAACAAGAGCAGAGGAGGTGTGAGCAGAGAACTAAGTTCTTCATTTGACACAAACCCGGAGACTTCCGAAGGAACAAAAGGGGACTACGTTTTCTCAGGACCGGCACCAGTCATAGCATCAGGTGGCTTTGCATGGGCAAAAAGGCGGAAAGAGCATGCTACATCCACATTGTCTTGCGATCAATCTATCTCAATGAGTCAAATTAATGCATTAGATTCAAGTTTCAACTTTGCAAACAGTTCCTTTAACTTGGCAAAAGAAGATGATGAAAGACACGACTCTCAAGAGGCAACGGCCAAGCATGTGATGCTGAAGCAGCGACACCGTTTTGATTCATCAGATTCTTTTGATATATCCAATATATACCATTTTTGTGATTCAAAGGCAACTGATGAAGCAGATGCTCTAGCAAGTAATCCT GCTGCTTTCAAACAAAGGGAGAAGGTTGAATTTTCTGGACCGTTATTGTCTCAGTCATATAAAATTGATGAACTCTTGCAAAGGAATGAAAGTCAGATACGCCAAGCAGCTCGCAGATCAAGGTTGGATAGAG AAATGTGA
- the LOC110666177 gene encoding cyclin-dependent kinase C-2 C isoform X3 produces MGCVSSKRTLSVAAASPVLDYSYAPTSLPVNDHGSVRSSRYPSGYLNFDQKHIKDKKDGSRRKKSSYDIDNSNQEEAKEDQDGSQQGKKIKRRSSSGNSGPINLKMGFSQRHVGAEQIAAGWPNWLSSAAAEAIHGWVPLRADAFEKLEKIGQGTYSSVFRAREVETGKMFALKKVRFDNFQQESIRFMAREILILRRLDHPNVIKLEGIITSRLSSSIYLVFEYMEHDLAGLSSSPDIKFSESQVKCYMKQLLEGIEHCHLRGIMHRDIKVSNILVNNEGILKLADFGLANVLNLKNQNQLTSRVVTLWYRPPELLMGSTSYGVSVDLWSVGCVFAELLIGKPLLKGRTEVEQLHKIFKLCGSPSDEYWKQSKLPNAAMFKPHHHYESSLRERFKDFPTTAVDLIETFLSIEPEKRGTASAALLSQYFNTMPYACDPSSLPKYTPNKEMDAKYREEARRKMAGCRTRDPREPRKPRKANRKLQNRNTNNKLGPKEEVKENTPIVPKSNEGNAQMNKSRGGVSRELSSSFDTNPETSEGTKGDYVFSGPAPVIASGGFAWAKRRKEHATSTLSCDQSISMSQINALDSSFNFANSSFNLAKEDDERHDSQEATAKHVMLKQRHRFDSSDSFDISNIYHFCDSKATDEADALASNPVRAAFKQREKVEFSGPLLSQSYKIDELLQRNESQIRQAARRSRLDREM; encoded by the exons ATGGGTTGCGTTAGCTCCAAACGGACATTGTCGGTGGCCGCTGCCTCCCCAGTTTTAGACTATTCCTATGCACCAACTTCGTTGCCTGTTAACGACCATGGCTCGGTGAGGTCTTCAAGATATCCATCTGGGTATTTAAATTTTGATCAGAAACACATAAAGGATAAGAAAGATGGAAGCAGACGCAAAAAGAGTAGTTATGACATTGATAACAGTAATCAGGAGGAGGCAAAGGAAGATCAAGATGGTAGTCAGCAAGGCAAAAAAATCAAGAGAAGGAGCTCTAGCGGAAATAGTGGACCCATTAATCTCAAAATGGGATTCTCCCAGAGGCACGTTGGAGCTGAGCAGATCGCTGCCGGGTGGCCCAACTGGCTTAGTTCTGCAGCTGCAGAAGCGATTCATGGTTGGGTCCCTCTACGAGCTGATGCTTTTGAGAAATTAGAGAAG ATTGGACAAGGCACATATAGCAGCGTGTTCCGAGCACGTGAGGTTGAGACTGGAAAGATGTTTGCACTGAAGAAGGTGCGCTTTGACAATTTTCAGCAAGAGAGCATTAGGTTTATGGCACGCGAAATACTGATTCTCCGAAGGCTTGACCATCCAAACGTCATAAAGTTGGAGGGAATAATTACTTCTCGATTGTCAAGTAGCATATACCTTGTATTTGAATACATGGAACATGATCTTGCTGGACTATCATCTTCTCCAGACATCAAGTTCAGTGAGTCACAG GTGAAGTGCTACATGAAGCAACTATTAGAAGGGATCGAGCACTGCCATTTGCGAGGTATAATGCATCGGGATATTAAGGTGTCCAACATTTTGGTCAACAATGAAGGAATTCTAAAATTGGCAGATTTCGGATTGGCAAATGTTCTTAACTTGAAGAACCAGAATCAGCTAACCAGTCGTGTGGTGACTTTATGGTACCGCCCTCCTGAACTCTTGATGGGCTCAACCAGTTATGGTGTGTCAGTGGATCTCTGGAGTGTGGGCTGTGTATTTGCAGAACTTCTCATTGGAAAGCCTCTCCTCAAGGGGAGAACTGAG GTTGAACAATTACACAAAATCTTCAAGCTTTGTGGTTCTCCTTCTGACGAGTACTGGAAACAGTCTAAGCTTCCTAATGCTGCCATGTTTAAGCCCCATCATCATTATGAAAGTTCGCTTCGAGAGAGATTTAAAGATTTTCCAACAACTGCTGTGGACTTGATAGAAACTTTTCTTTCCATAGAACCGGAAAAGCGTGGGACTGCCTCTGCTGCCCTTTTGTCTCAG TACTTCAACACAATGCCATATGCTTGTGACCCGTCAAGCTTGCCAAAGTATACACCTAACAAAGAAATGGATGCTAAATATCGAGAAGAAGCACGGAG GAAAATGGCTGGCTGTAGAACAAGGGATCCAAGAGAACCAAGAAAACCAAGAAAAGCCAATAGAAAATTGCAAAATCGCAACACTAACAATAAACTTGGACCAAAAGAG GAAGTGAAAGAGAATACTCCAATTGTTCCAAAGAGCAATGAAGGTAATGCTCAAATGAACAAGAGCAGAGGAGGTGTGAGCAGAGAACTAAGTTCTTCATTTGACACAAACCCGGAGACTTCCGAAGGAACAAAAGGGGACTACGTTTTCTCAGGACCGGCACCAGTCATAGCATCAGGTGGCTTTGCATGGGCAAAAAGGCGGAAAGAGCATGCTACATCCACATTGTCTTGCGATCAATCTATCTCAATGAGTCAAATTAATGCATTAGATTCAAGTTTCAACTTTGCAAACAGTTCCTTTAACTTGGCAAAAGAAGATGATGAAAGACACGACTCTCAAGAGGCAACGGCCAAGCATGTGATGCTGAAGCAGCGACACCGTTTTGATTCATCAGATTCTTTTGATATATCCAATATATACCATTTTTGTGATTCAAAGGCAACTGATGAAGCAGATGCTCTAGCAAGTAATCCTGTAAGG GCTGCTTTCAAACAAAGGGAGAAGGTTGAATTTTCTGGACCGTTATTGTCTCAGTCATATAAAATTGATGAACTCTTGCAAAGGAATGAAAGTCAGATACGCCAAGCAGCTCGCAGATCAAGGTTGGATAGAG AAATGTGA
- the LOC110666176 gene encoding uncharacterized protein LOC110666176, with amino-acid sequence MGGCVSTPPKRVKTVARKKHLRRFGKRHVKISSSHDENKIVSGDTGCVTDFAVSQFVHVDFENGKTASFRRSGASNSTYHLKQMQWHLSQVDFDGVCQEEAWFDSVSILESESDDEFSSVLGDCFSSVSSAVGNISSGQVLQYESSSCFVDGRGKYQECHKSYMKIDGHRISRDESMESKGFAVLGKAEENRRKKLLDNYGSFKGSIEDRRDSQEITLKSGLPLLVPSVSFNDKVLNASAPKKKLAVFRLSFKRKSCDGDEISEHCASKRFLYRPKAGFIIPRCMGEKSTTGCWCEIPPSNFKLRGDTYFKDKRKCPAPNYSLYTPIGVDLFICTRKVNHIAQHLELPNAKAEGKIPPLLIVNIQLPTYPAAMFLGDSDGEGMSLVLYFKVSENWEKEISSQCQDNIKRLVEDEMEKVKGFAKESSVPFRERLKIMTSLVNPEDLNLSSTEKKLVNAYNEKPVLSRPQHEFYKGPNYFEIDLDIHRFSYISRKGLESFRDRLKNGIIDLGLTIQAQKQEELPEQVLCCLRLSKIDFEDHGQIPTLMTLEDN; translated from the exons ATGGGTGGCTGTGTGTCCACTCCACCAAAAAGAGTTAAAACAGTAGCACGCAAGAAACACCTTCGTCGATTTGGCAAACGCCATGTGAAGATATCCAGTTCTCATGATGAAAATAAGATAGTAAGTGGCGATACAGGATGTGTGACGGACTTTGCTGTGAGTCAATTTGTCCATGTGGATTTTGAGAATGGTAAAACTGCTAGTTTCCGAAGATCTGGGGCCTCCAATTCAACATACCATCTCAAGCAGATGCAGTGGCACCTCAGTCAAGTTGATTTTGATG GAGTTTGCCAAGAGGAAGCTTGGTTTGATTCAGTCAGTATTCTGGAATCTGAATCTGATGATGAATTCAGCAGTGTGCTTGGAG ACTGCTTTTCATCAGTGAGCTCTGCAGTTGGGAATATTTCAAGTGGACAGGTGCTCCAGTATGAAAGTTCTTCATGTTTTGTGGATGGCCGGGGTAAATATCAAGAATGCCACAAGAGTTATATGAAAATAGATGGACATAGGATAAGCAGAGATGAAAGCATGGAATCAAAGGGTTTCGCAGTCTTGGGGAAGGCTGAGGAAAACAGAAGGAAGAAATTGTTGGATAATTATGGAAGCTTCAAAGGTTCAATAGAGGATAGACGTGACTCTCAAGAGATTACATTAAAATCTGGGTTACCTCTTTTGGTTCCTTCTGTAAGTTTCAATGACAAGGTTCTAAATGCATCAGCTCCAAAAAAGAAATTAGCAGTTTTCAGGCTTTCTTTTAAGAGGAAATCGTGTGATGGAGATGAAATCAGTGAACATT GTGCTTCAAAAAGATTCTTATATCGTCCCAAAGCAGGATTCATTATTCCACGTTGCATGGGAGAGAAGTCAACTACAGGATGTTGGTGTGAGATTCCTCCCTCAAATTTCAAACTCCGTGGTGATACCTATTTCAA AGATAAAAGGAAGTGCCCCGCTCCAAATTACAGTCTATATACACCAATTGGTGTTGATTTGTTTATCTGCACTAGAAAGGTTAATCACATTGCACAACACCTTGAGCTTCCTAATGCAAAAGCCGAAGGGAAAATCCCTCCTCTTCTAATTGTAAATATCCAG TTGCCAACTTATCCTGCTGCAATGTTCCTTGGTGATAGTGACGGGGAAGGAATGAGTCTTGTACTGTATTTTAAGGTTTCTGAAAATTGGGAGAAAGAAATTTCTTCTCAATGTCAGGATAATATCAAG AGACTGGTCGAAGATGAGATGGAAAAAGTTAAAGGATTTGCAAAAGAATCAAGCGTTCCATTCAGAGAAAGACTAAAGATAATGACCAGTTTGGTGAATCCTGAGGATCTCAATTTAAGTTCTACTGAAAAGAAACTTGTAAACGCTTATAACGAAAAACCAGTCCTTTCTCGACCTCAGCATGAATTTTATAAG GGCCCTAATTATTTTGAGATTGATCTAGATATTCATCGCTTCAGCTACATATCAAGGAAGGGACTTGAATCATTTCGAGATCGTCTTAAAAATGGAATCATTGACCTTGGTTTAACCATCCAG GCACAAAAACAAGAGGAACTTCCAGAGCAAGTGTTATGTTGTCTGAGACTGAGCAAGATTGATTTCGAGGACCATGGACAGATACCAACACTTATGACCCTGGAAGATAATTAA